The Pseudomonadota bacterium sequence TATCGGCCCAGGAGAATCTGGCTAAAATAGTCCGCGATCTGGGGCTAAAAAGGTAGTAGATGAGGCGGAGGTAGCCATGAGAGCAGAATACTTTAGTACGCTGTTTCTTGTTGTCATCTCACTTCTTGTATGTGTGGGTGCCCGAAGGCTCAATATCGGGAGCTTCGGGAGCCCCGGACCCGGCTTCTTCCCGTTTGTGCTGGGCCTTGCGACAGGGGCGCTCTCCCTTGTAATCCTGTTCAAACAGTTGTTTCAAAAGAGGGAGGCTGCTTCGGGCCAGCAGTGCAATCTCTGGACTGTAGGCGGAAGAAGGGTCATATGCGTTCTTGTGGCCCTGGTCGGTTACGGATTACTTCTCCAGAGGATCGGCTATGTGTTCACAACTTGTCTCGTATTTGGTTTTCTGTTGAGAGCGGTTGAACCGCAGAAGTGGACCACAGTGGTGATCGGATCGATCATCGTGGCGGGGGTAAGCTACATTCTTTTCGCCCTGCTTTTGGGCATCTCATTGCCGCAGAGCCGGTTTGGAATATAGGGGAGGGCATCATGGATGTCTTCTCCCATATCGTTTTCGGTCTTCAGGTTGCCTTTAGTCCCATAAATATGGTGGCCTGTTTTGCAGGCGTTGTGCTGGGGACCTTGGTTGGGGTTTTGCCGGGCCTTGGTCCGGTAGCAACCATGTCCATGCTTCTGCCTATTACGTTGAAGATGTCGCCGGTGGCGGCCATTATCATGCTTTCAGGCATCTATTACGGGGCGCAGTATGGGGGTTCAATCACATCTATTCTGGTCAATATTCCGGGAGAGGCCACAACAGTAGTTACCTGCCTTGATGGATACAAGATGGCTCAGAAAGGACGTGCCGGCCCGGCCTTGGGTATCTCGGCTATAGGCTCTTTCATAGGTGGAACTCTCAGCCTCATCGGCGTTATGTTCCTCGCTGTACCCCTGGCCTCTTTTGCCCTCAAATTCGGTCCCCCAGAGTTTTTTGCCGTCGGCTTTTTGGCTCTTACGGTGGTAACCGGCCTTGCATCAAAATCAACGCTGAACGGGCTCGTGATGGCGATGTTGGGCATGCTTATAGGCACCATCGGCATGGATCTGGGTACAGGCGTTTCGAGATTTACCTTCGGGATTCAGACTCTTGCGGACGGCATCGGATTGGTCCCCGTCATTATGGGTCTTTTCGGCATAGGAGAGATTCTGCTTAACGTCGAGAGGCTTGTCAGTATAGATGTGAAGGACACAAAAGTAGGGAATATCTGGCCTACCGTCAAAGACTGGGTCCAAAGCCGATGGCCGATCCTTCGGGGCACGGTCGTCGGCTTTATCCTGGGTCTCGTTCCCGGGGGTGGGGCCATTATCTCGCCCTTCGTTTCATATGCGTTAGAGAAGAAGTTGTCGAAACACCCGGAGCGGTTCGGGACAGGCACTATTGAGGGTGTGGCCGGGCCCGAAACGGCCAACAATGCGTCTGCTCAGGCTTCGTTTATCCCGCTACTCTCTCTTGGAATTCCTTCGAACGTTGTTACAGCGGTTCTTTTGGGTGCCTTGATGATATATGGTGTGGAGCCGGGTCCGCTTCTCATATCGAATCACCCGGAAATGTTCTGGGGCGTCATCACAAGTATGTATCTGGGGAACGTGATGCTCCTGGTCCTGAACATGCCGCTTATCGGTCTCTGGGTGCAGATTCTGAAGGTGCCTTACAGGTTTCTTTTCCCCTTGATCCTGCTCTTTTGTCTCATCGGGGTTTACAGTGTGAGTGGCAGTGTTGTGGAGATCTGGATCATGGCTTTTTTTGGTCTCGTCGGTTATCTAATGAATAAATTCGGCTATGAACCGGCGCCCTTCGTAATGGGGCTGGTGCTTTCTCCACTTATGGAGGACTCCTTCAGACAGAGTCTCGTGCTTTCCGAAGGCAGTTTTGCAATATTCTTTACGAGACCTTTATCAGGCGTCCTGATGTTCCTCGGGATCGCCATCCTTATGAGTTACTGTGTCCCGTTCCTTAAGGGGCAGATCGGGCGTATGAAGGAAAACGTGGGAGAGTGAATTTAAAACAATGGGAGGAAACATGATTACGTTGATTAGAAATGTACAGGTCTTTGCCCCGGAGGATCGCGGCGCTCAAGATGTTGTTATTCTTGGGGACCGAATCGTAGCAATTGGCGGAGATTTGACGAAGTGGACGGAGGTTTCGGAGTCTCAGGTTATCGAA is a genomic window containing:
- a CDS encoding tripartite tricarboxylate transporter TctB family protein, whose translation is MRAEYFSTLFLVVISLLVCVGARRLNIGSFGSPGPGFFPFVLGLATGALSLVILFKQLFQKREAASGQQCNLWTVGGRRVICVLVALVGYGLLLQRIGYVFTTCLVFGFLLRAVEPQKWTTVVIGSIIVAGVSYILFALLLGISLPQSRFGI
- a CDS encoding tripartite tricarboxylate transporter permease, which translates into the protein MDVFSHIVFGLQVAFSPINMVACFAGVVLGTLVGVLPGLGPVATMSMLLPITLKMSPVAAIIMLSGIYYGAQYGGSITSILVNIPGEATTVVTCLDGYKMAQKGRAGPALGISAIGSFIGGTLSLIGVMFLAVPLASFALKFGPPEFFAVGFLALTVVTGLASKSTLNGLVMAMLGMLIGTIGMDLGTGVSRFTFGIQTLADGIGLVPVIMGLFGIGEILLNVERLVSIDVKDTKVGNIWPTVKDWVQSRWPILRGTVVGFILGLVPGGGAIISPFVSYALEKKLSKHPERFGTGTIEGVAGPETANNASAQASFIPLLSLGIPSNVVTAVLLGALMIYGVEPGPLLISNHPEMFWGVITSMYLGNVMLLVLNMPLIGLWVQILKVPYRFLFPLILLFCLIGVYSVSGSVVEIWIMAFFGLVGYLMNKFGYEPAPFVMGLVLSPLMEDSFRQSLVLSEGSFAIFFTRPLSGVLMFLGIAILMSYCVPFLKGQIGRMKENVGE